The Vespa velutina chromosome 25, iVesVel2.1, whole genome shotgun sequence genome has a segment encoding these proteins:
- the LOC124957425 gene encoding mediator of RNA polymerase II transcription subunit 23 isoform X5, whose amino-acid sequence MFYRRGYFIVNEIQKAYPDHKNWPHWKLAKLLSNFVESFRTTAQMVSIVGHSKMLPVVEHTGYADHLINPWLLDPTTLKFSLKGNLPYDQDLLKPQTELLRYVLEQPYSRDMVCSMLGLQKQHKQRCIVLEEQLVELVILAMERSENDPLPAEGTDGTVANHWVWLHLSSQLIYFVLFQFASFPSLVMAIHDKLAGRELRKGRDHLMWVLLQFISGSIQRNPLSNFLPVLKLYDLLYPEKEPLPLPDCTQALCTHQMAIICIWMHLLKKAQIEHSNIHRPIPHTLKIHHEFLQHLVMPNTSLCMGLDYRIALLCNAYSTNQEYFSRPMAALVDTILGNPKGQQQQPLQTLQNNAALASGPTTPLSMSILDSLTVHSKMSLIHSIVTHVIKLAQSKSNMALAPALVETYSRLLVYTEIESLGIKGFISQLLPTVFKSHAWGTLYTLLEMFSYRMHHIQPHYRVQLLSHLHSLAAVPQTNQTQLHLCVESTALRLITGLGSAEVQPQLSRFLSEPKTLVSAESEELNRALVLTLARSMHVTGTGAESLSGTWCKELLNTIMQNTPHSWANHTLQCFPPVLSEFFQQNSVAKENKQQIKKAVEEEYRNWASMSNENDIIAHFSVPGTPPLFLCLLWKMILETDRISPIAYKILERIGARALSAHLRKFCDYLVFEFANSVGGQHVNKCVDTINDMIWKYNIVTIDRLVLCLALRTQEGSEAQVCFFIIQLLLLKAAEFRNRVQEFVKENSPEHWKQSNWHEKHLAFHRKFPEKFAPEGIMEQASGGPSQYQSLPVYFGNVCLRFLPVFDIVVHRYLEIPPVTKSLEILLEHLGCLYKFHDRPVTYLYNTLHYYERKLRDRPPLKRRLVSAVLGSLREIRAPGWALSEAYQMYMARSADDAITWVPELDYYIRLVQRIVETMSGTAHFPATDWRFNEFPNPAAHALYVTCVELMAVPVAPNLVANSLLDVVAKGYTVVPSNEIHLWINCVGLLLAALPECYWSTLHDRLVEIISSPGLANWQYNNLTPFQMFNFNITHNSLLENKYSYMLALAHSIWHHAGAGQITTMPQYIYIYMYICIYIFIRFIKEKLQPVVNSEEQLIYACHLIGPTLARFNAERPRCIVDLAVSLYEMLEQVDRTQTHLKYMDPVCDLLYHIKYMFVGDMMKNEVECIIRRLRPALQMRLRFIAHLNIEEIHST is encoded by the exons ATGTTCTACCGGCGAG gatatttcattgttaatgAAATTCAAAAGGCTTATCCAGATCATAAAAATTGGCCACATTGG aaattagcgaaattattatcaaattttgtGGAAAGTTTTCGAACTACGGCACAAATGGTTTCCATTGTGGGACATTCAAAAATGTTACCGGTCGTAGAACATACAGGTTATGCcgatcatttaataaatcCATGGTTATTAGATCCTACTACATTAAAGTTTTCATTGAAAGGAAATCTTCCATATGATCAAGATTTACTAAAACCTCAAACCGAGTTATTAAGATACGTTTTAGAGCAACCTTATAGTAGAGATATGGTATGCTCTATGCTTGGTCTCCAGAAACAA caTAAGCAAAGATGTATAGTACTAGAAGAGCAATTAGTAGAACTTGTTATTTTGGCTATGGAAAGATCTGAAAATGATCCTTTACCAGCTGAAGGAACAGATGGGACTGTCGCTAATCACTGGGTGTGGTTACACCTTTCGTctcaattgatttattttgtaCTATTCCAATTTGCATCTTTTCCAAGTCTCGTAATGGCGATACatgataaa tTGGCTGGTAGAGAattaagaaaaggaagagatcaTTTAATGTGggttttattacaatttatttctgGAAGTATTCAACGAAATCCG ctttcaaattttttaccTGTATTGAAATTATACGATCTACTGTATCCAGAGAAAGAACCTTTACCCCTACCAGATTGTACCCAGGCACTTTGTACTCATCAAATGgctattatatgtatatggatgCATTTACTTAAAAAGGCTCAAATTGAACATTCAAATATTCACAGGCCTATTCCGcatacattaaaaattcatcatga atttttacaGCATTTAGTTATGCCAAACACATCTCTTTGTATGGGTTTAGATTATCGCATTGCATTATTATGCAACGCATATTCAACAAATCAAGAATATTTTAGTAGACCAATGGCAGCGCTAGTTGATACTATATTAGGCAATCCAAag gGTCAACAGCAACAGCCTTTACAAACATTACAAAATAATGCCGCTTTGGCAAGTGGTCCAACTACACCACTTTCAATGTCAATATTAGATTCATTGACTGTACATTCTAAGATGAGTTTGATTCATAGTATTGTCACTCATGTCATCAAATTAGCACAATCAAAAAGTAATATGGCCTTGGCACCAGCACTGGTTGAGACTTATAGTAGATTATTAGTTTATACAGAAATTGAAAGTCTTGGTATAAAAGGTTTTATAA gtcaATTATTACCAACAGTATTTAAGTCTCATGCATGGGgaacattatatacattattggAAATGTTCAGTTATAGAATGCACCATATACAACCACATTATAGAGTTCAACTTTTATCTCATCTTCATAGTCTTGCTGCTGTTCCACAAACTAATCAAACGCAGCTTCATCTTtg cGTTGAAAGTACGGCTCTTCGTTTAATTACCGGCTTAGGTTCGGCAGAAGTACAACCGCAATTGTCTAGATTTTTATCGGAGCCTAAAACACTTGTATCCGCGGAATCCGAAGAACTTAATAGAGCTTTGGTTCTAACTTTAGCACGATCCATGCATGTAACag gTACTGGAGCAGAAAGTCTTAGCGGTACTTGGTGTAAAGAATTATTGAATACTATCATGCAAAATACACCTCATTCATGGGCTAATCATACTTTACAATGTTTTCCACCTGTATTGAGTgaattttttcaacaaaatagCGTCgccaaagaaaataaacaacaaataAAG aaaGCCGTAGAAGAGGAATATAGAAATTGGGCATCTATGAgcaatgaaaatgatataatcgCTCATTTTTCTGTACCTGGCACAcctcctttatttttatgccTTTTGTGGAAGATGATACTTGAGACTGATCGCATTAGTCCAATCgcatataa GATATTAGAAAGAATAGGAGCAAGAGCATTATCAGCTCATCTTCGAAAGTTTTGTGATTATTTAGTATTTGAGTTTGCGAATAGTGTTGGTGGACAGCATGTTAATAAATGTGTCGATACAATCAATGACATGATatggaaatataatatagtgaCAATCGATAGATTAGTTCTTTGTTTG gCTTTACGAACTCAAGAAGGTAGCGAAGCACAAGTatgcttttttattattcaattattattacttaaagCAGCTGAATTTAGAAATAGGGTTCAAGaatttgttaaagaaaattcaCCTGAACATTGGAAACAATCAAATTGGCATGAAAAACATTTAGcttttcatagaaaatttcCAGAAAAGTTTGCTCCAGAAGGTATAATGGAACAAGCTAGCGGTGGACCTAGTCAATATCAAAGTTTACCTGTATACTTTGGAAATGTTTGTTTAAGATTTTTACCTGTGTTTGATATAGTTGTACATAGGTATTTGGAGATACCACCTGTAACCAAAAGTttggaaatattattagaacatTTAGgttgtttatataaatttcatg atcgaCCTGTgacatatttgtataatacatTACATTATTATGAACGTAAATTAAGAGATCGACCGCCTTTAAAAAGACGTTTAGTTTCTGCTGTTCTTGGATCATTAAGAGAAATTAGAGCACCAGGATGGGCATTATCTGAAGCTTATCAAATGTATATGGCACGATCTGCCGATGATGCTATTACTTGGGTACCAGAAttggattattatattagactTGTACAAAGGATTGTAGAaa CAATGTCAGGTACAGCCCATTTCCCAGCCACCGATTGGAGATTTAATGAATTTCCTAATCCAGCAGCACACGCATTATATGTTACATGCGTAGAATTAATGGCTGTTCCTGTAGCGCCAAATTTAGTTGCAAATTCATTACTCGATGTTGTCGCTAAAGg gtACACCGTAGTACCATCCAATGAAATACATTTATGGATAAATTGTGTTGGATTGCTTTTAGCTGCTTTACCAGAATGCTATTGGTCTACATTACATGATAGACTTGTAGAAATTATAAGTAGTCCAGGTTTAGCAAATTGgcagtataataatttaacaccATTTCAGatgtttaatttcaatatcacGCATAATAGTttacttgaaaataaatacagtTATATGCTTGCATTGGCACATTCAATTTGGCATCACGCTGGAGCTGGTCAAATTACAACGATGCCGCA atatatatatatatatatgtatatatgtatatatatatttattagattcattaaagaaaaacttCAACCTGTGGTAAATAGCGAAGAACAATTAATATACGCTTGCCATTTAATTGGACCTACTTTAGCGAGATTTAATGCTGAGAGACCACGTTGTATAGTTGATCTGGCAGTTAGTTTATACGAAATGCTAGAACAAGTGGATCGTACGCAAacacatttaaaatatatggaTCCAGTTTGTGACTTAtt atatcacataaaatatatgttcGTTGGAGATATGATGAAAAATGAGGTCGAATGTATTATTCGTAGATTGAGACCTGCTTTACAAATGAGATTGAGATTTATTGCTCATTTGAATATAGAAGAAATTCATTCTACgtag